One part of the Methylobacterium mesophilicum SR1.6/6 genome encodes these proteins:
- a CDS encoding UDP-N-acetylmuramoyl-L-alanyl-D-glutamate--2,6-diaminopimelate ligase, with amino-acid sequence MSARLADLFPEAAGPVSDLRVSDLTADSRQVATGTVFVAVPGTKADGRRFAAQAAQRGAAAVAGEGARPADLPETVAWIPVADARRSLALAAARLAGAQPGTVVAVTGTAGKSSVADFVRQILARLGRDAASLGTVGIVTNRGAQYGSLTTPDPVTLHRTLARLAAEGITDLAMEASSHGIEQRRLDGVRLDAAGFTNLGRDHLDYHASLEEYLAAKLRLFTDLLPAGCPAIVNADGAYADRVIAAAEGAGRPVRTVGRGGRDLHVESVRTEGFAQGVRVMFEGRARDLRLPLVGEFQVENALVAAGLALATPAGAADPDGVFAALDHLTGVPGRMERIGEARGGLCLVDYAHKPEALESVLTALRPFASGRLVVVFGCGGDRDRGKRPLMGAIAERLADHVIVTDDNPRTEEPAAIRQAILAAAPGAEEIGDREEAIRSAVGRLRPGDVLVVAGKGHETGQIVGDRTLPFSDHAVLRAAITGTAA; translated from the coding sequence ATGAGCGCCCGTCTCGCCGACCTGTTCCCCGAGGCCGCCGGCCCGGTATCAGACCTCAGGGTCTCGGACCTCACGGCCGACAGCCGGCAGGTCGCCACCGGGACCGTGTTCGTCGCCGTGCCGGGCACGAAGGCCGACGGGCGCCGCTTCGCCGCGCAGGCGGCGCAGCGCGGCGCCGCGGCGGTGGCCGGGGAGGGGGCGCGGCCCGCCGACCTGCCCGAGACCGTCGCCTGGATCCCGGTCGCCGATGCGCGCCGATCCCTGGCGCTCGCGGCGGCCCGCCTCGCGGGGGCGCAGCCCGGGACCGTCGTGGCGGTGACCGGGACCGCCGGCAAGAGTTCGGTCGCCGACTTCGTGCGCCAGATCCTGGCGCGCCTCGGCCGCGACGCGGCGAGTCTGGGCACCGTCGGGATCGTCACCAACCGCGGTGCCCAGTACGGCTCGCTGACGACCCCCGACCCGGTGACGCTGCACCGGACGCTGGCGCGCCTCGCCGCCGAGGGGATCACCGACCTCGCCATGGAGGCGTCCTCGCACGGGATCGAGCAGCGCCGGCTCGACGGCGTGCGCCTCGACGCCGCGGGCTTCACCAATCTCGGCCGGGATCACCTCGATTATCACGCGAGCCTCGAGGAGTATCTCGCGGCCAAGCTTCGACTTTTCACGGATCTGCTGCCCGCCGGATGCCCGGCGATCGTCAACGCCGACGGCGCCTATGCCGACCGCGTGATCGCCGCGGCCGAGGGCGCGGGACGGCCCGTGCGCACGGTGGGCCGCGGCGGCCGGGATCTGCACGTCGAATCCGTCCGGACCGAAGGTTTCGCGCAGGGCGTCCGCGTCATGTTCGAGGGCCGCGCCCGGGATCTGCGCCTGCCCCTCGTCGGCGAGTTCCAGGTCGAGAACGCGCTGGTGGCCGCAGGCCTCGCGCTGGCTACGCCAGCGGGTGCCGCCGATCCCGACGGTGTCTTCGCGGCCCTCGACCACTTGACCGGCGTGCCGGGCCGGATGGAGCGGATCGGCGAGGCGCGGGGCGGGCTCTGCCTCGTCGACTACGCCCACAAGCCCGAGGCGCTGGAGAGCGTGCTGACCGCGCTCCGGCCGTTCGCCTCGGGGCGGCTGGTCGTGGTCTTCGGCTGCGGCGGCGACCGCGACCGGGGCAAGCGTCCGCTGATGGGCGCGATCGCCGAGCGGCTCGCCGACCACGTCATCGTCACGGACGACAATCCCCGCACCGAGGAGCCCGCCGCCATCCGGCAGGCGATCCTGGCGGCGGCGCCGGGGGCCGAGGAGATCGGAGACCGGGAAGAAGCGATCCGCAGCGCCGTTGGCCGGCTCCGGCCCGGCGACGTGCTGGTGGTGGCCGGCAAGGGTCATGAAACCGGCCAGATCGTGGGGGATCGGACGCTGCCGTTCTCGGACCACGCGGTCCTGCGCGCCGCGATCACCGGGACCGCGGCCTGA
- a CDS encoding UDP-N-acetylmuramoylalanyl-D-glutamyl-2,6-diaminopimelate--D-alanyl-D-alanine ligase, whose translation MTALWTRAELEAATGGRLIGADRAIGGASIDTRTIQPGDLFFAIRGEARDGHDFVADALGRGAGAAVVNEARAADLAAHGPVLAVPADGPDPVLTGMVRLGAAARARTDAKVVAVTGSVGKTGTKEALRHVLSEQGETHASAASYNNHWGVPLTLARMPRETRYGVFEIGMNHGAEIVPLTAQVRPDIALITIIAPAHIEHFASLAAIADAKGEIFSGLQPGGVAVINRDVPHFDRLAAHAQASRAGRVVTFGEHPEADVRALKIVLRPDLSVVDTVVMGQPVTYKLGTAGRHAALNSLGVMAVAHSLGADLARAALSLGSLAPPAGRGERTALEIGGGTAYLVDESYNANPVAVRAALATLAGIETGPRGRRIAVLGDMLELGAAAPDLHRGLAEAIEAARIDLVFTAGPLTRHLFEALPVSRRGAVADTSADLIEPLARTLRSGDAVMIKGSNGSRMGRIVEALKARYAVDPTRRALATAP comes from the coding sequence ATGACCGCACTCTGGACCCGCGCGGAACTCGAAGCCGCCACCGGCGGACGCCTGATCGGCGCGGACCGCGCGATCGGCGGCGCCTCGATCGACACGCGCACGATCCAGCCCGGCGACCTGTTCTTCGCCATCCGCGGCGAGGCCCGCGACGGTCACGACTTCGTCGCCGACGCCCTCGGCCGCGGCGCCGGCGCCGCGGTGGTGAACGAGGCCCGCGCGGCGGATCTCGCGGCGCACGGACCGGTCCTTGCGGTGCCGGCGGACGGTCCCGACCCGGTCCTGACGGGGATGGTCCGCCTCGGCGCGGCGGCCCGCGCCCGCACCGACGCCAAGGTCGTGGCGGTTACCGGCTCGGTCGGCAAGACCGGGACCAAGGAAGCGCTGCGCCACGTCCTGTCCGAGCAGGGCGAGACCCACGCGTCGGCGGCCTCCTACAACAACCATTGGGGCGTGCCCCTGACCTTGGCGCGGATGCCGCGCGAGACACGCTACGGCGTGTTCGAGATCGGCATGAACCACGGGGCCGAGATCGTGCCGTTGACCGCCCAGGTCCGGCCCGACATCGCGCTGATCACCATCATCGCGCCCGCCCACATCGAGCATTTCGCCTCGCTGGCCGCCATCGCGGACGCCAAGGGCGAGATCTTCTCGGGACTGCAGCCCGGCGGCGTGGCCGTGATCAACCGCGACGTCCCACACTTCGACCGGCTCGCCGCCCATGCGCAGGCCTCCCGCGCGGGCCGGGTGGTGACCTTCGGCGAGCACCCGGAGGCCGACGTGCGCGCCCTGAAGATCGTCCTGCGTCCCGACCTGTCGGTGGTCGACACGGTGGTGATGGGGCAACCCGTGACCTACAAGCTCGGCACGGCCGGACGGCACGCGGCGCTCAATTCCCTCGGCGTGATGGCGGTAGCCCACAGCCTCGGGGCCGATCTAGCCCGCGCCGCCCTGTCCCTCGGCAGCTTGGCGCCGCCGGCGGGCCGCGGCGAGCGCACCGCCCTCGAGATCGGCGGCGGCACCGCCTACCTCGTGGACGAGAGCTACAACGCCAATCCCGTCGCGGTCCGCGCGGCGCTGGCGACGCTGGCGGGCATCGAGACCGGCCCACGCGGGCGCCGGATCGCGGTGCTGGGCGACATGCTGGAACTCGGCGCCGCCGCGCCCGACCTGCACCGCGGCCTCGCGGAGGCGATCGAGGCCGCCCGGATCGACCTCGTGTTCACGGCCGGGCCCCTGACGCGCCACCTGTTCGAGGCCCTGCCGGTGAGCCGCCGCGGCGCCGTGGCCGACACCTCCGCAGACCTGATCGAGCCCCTGGCCCGGACCCTGCGGTCGGGCGACGCCGTGATGATCAAGGGCTCGAACGGCAGCCGCATGGGCCGGATTGTCGAGGCGCTGAAAGCCCGCTACGCGGTCGACCCGACGCGGCGCGCCCTGGCGACCGCCCCGTGA
- the mraY gene encoding phospho-N-acetylmuramoyl-pentapeptide-transferase — MLYLLSELSSTFTPFNVFRYITFRTGGALFTAGLFVFWFGPWIISLLRLRQGKGQPIREDGPQTHLLTKRGTPTMGGLMILAGAVVAILLWANPRNHYVWVTLTVTLGFGAIGFYDDYLKVTKQSHKGFSGKFRLSLEAMIAIAACTIISVYSPAALQNQLAFPVFKDALLNLGLFYALFGAFVIVGAGNAVNMTDGLDGLAIVPVMIACGTFGFIAYLVGNSFTASYLQVNYVRDTGELAVVCGAVIGAGLGFLWFNAPPAQIFMGDTGSLALGGLLGVIAVATKHEIVLAIVGGLFVLEMMSVIIQVASFKLTGKRVFRMAPIHHHFEQKGWKEPQVVIRFWIIAVILALAGLATLKLR, encoded by the coding sequence ATGCTTTATCTTCTCTCGGAACTGAGCAGCACCTTCACGCCGTTCAACGTGTTCCGCTACATCACCTTCCGCACGGGCGGCGCGCTGTTCACGGCGGGCCTGTTCGTGTTCTGGTTCGGACCCTGGATCATCTCGCTGCTGCGCCTGCGCCAGGGCAAGGGCCAGCCGATCCGCGAGGACGGGCCGCAGACGCACCTACTGACGAAGCGCGGCACGCCGACCATGGGCGGCCTGATGATCCTGGCGGGCGCCGTGGTGGCAATCCTGCTCTGGGCCAACCCGCGCAACCACTACGTCTGGGTGACCCTGACGGTCACCCTCGGTTTCGGGGCGATCGGCTTCTACGACGACTACCTCAAGGTGACGAAGCAGTCGCACAAAGGCTTTTCCGGCAAGTTCCGGCTGTCACTGGAGGCGATGATCGCCATCGCGGCCTGCACGATCATCTCGGTCTACTCGCCCGCGGCGCTCCAGAACCAGCTCGCCTTCCCGGTCTTCAAGGACGCGCTCCTGAACCTCGGCTTGTTCTACGCCCTGTTCGGCGCCTTCGTGATCGTCGGAGCGGGCAACGCCGTGAACATGACCGACGGGCTGGATGGGCTCGCCATCGTCCCGGTGATGATCGCCTGCGGCACCTTCGGGTTCATCGCGTATCTCGTGGGCAACTCGTTCACCGCGAGCTACCTGCAGGTGAACTACGTCCGCGACACCGGCGAACTCGCGGTGGTCTGCGGCGCGGTGATCGGCGCCGGCCTCGGCTTCCTGTGGTTCAATGCGCCGCCGGCCCAGATCTTCATGGGCGATACCGGTTCCCTGGCGCTCGGCGGTCTGCTCGGCGTGATCGCGGTGGCGACCAAGCATGAGATCGTGCTGGCCATCGTCGGCGGCCTGTTCGTGCTGGAGATGATGTCGGTGATCATCCAGGTCGCGTCGTTCAAGCTGACCGGCAAGCGCGTCTTCCGCATGGCGCCGATCCACCACCATTTCGAGCAGAAGGGCTGGAAGGAGCCGCAGGTCGTGATCCGCTTCTGGATCATCGCGGTGATCCTGGCGCTTGCCGGGTTGGCGACGCTGAAGCTCCGCTGA
- the murD gene encoding UDP-N-acetylmuramoyl-L-alanine--D-glutamate ligase — protein MTPVTVFQDKIVALFGLGGSGLATALALNAGGAGVRAWDDNDDSLARAREAGIETQDLREADWSGFAALVLSPGVPLTHPEPHWSVRLAREAGVEIIGDIELFCRERRAHAPAAPFVAITGTNGKSTTTALVAHVLARAGRDVQMGGNIGTAILSLEPPSADRVHVVEMSSFQIDLTPGLDPSVGVLMNITPDHLDRHGTMEQYAAIKERLIRGAGLAVVGIDDGPSRAIADRHQGDLVRVHVPHAEALCTDALTVRDGIIQEPDGTPLADVNGIGSLRGAHNWQNAAVAVAVARALGLSAEQIQAGLSTFPGLPHRMEEVGRRGHVLFVNDSKATNADSTEKALTAFRDIHWILGGKAKDGGIFPLVPYFERVAHAYLIGAASDAFAATLEGAVPYTRCETLEVAVPKAAENAAASGAPEPVVLLSPACASYDQFRNFEIRGNRFRELVQALP, from the coding sequence ATGACACCCGTTACCGTCTTCCAGGACAAGATTGTCGCCCTGTTCGGGCTCGGCGGCTCCGGTCTCGCCACGGCGCTGGCGTTGAACGCGGGCGGGGCCGGCGTGCGGGCCTGGGACGACAACGACGACAGCCTCGCCCGCGCGCGCGAGGCCGGGATCGAGACGCAGGACCTGCGCGAGGCCGACTGGTCCGGCTTCGCGGCCCTCGTGCTCAGCCCCGGCGTGCCGCTGACCCACCCCGAACCGCACTGGAGCGTCCGGCTCGCGCGGGAGGCGGGCGTCGAGATCATCGGCGATATCGAGCTGTTCTGCCGGGAGCGGCGGGCGCATGCGCCGGCGGCGCCGTTCGTGGCGATCACCGGGACCAACGGCAAATCGACCACCACCGCCCTCGTCGCCCATGTCCTCGCCCGGGCGGGCCGCGACGTGCAGATGGGCGGCAATATCGGCACCGCGATCCTGTCGCTGGAGCCGCCGTCCGCCGACCGCGTCCACGTCGTCGAGATGTCGTCGTTCCAGATCGACCTGACGCCGGGCCTCGACCCGAGCGTCGGCGTGCTGATGAACATCACGCCGGACCACCTCGACCGCCACGGCACGATGGAGCAGTACGCCGCCATCAAGGAGCGGCTGATCCGCGGGGCCGGCCTCGCGGTCGTCGGCATCGACGACGGCCCGAGCCGCGCCATCGCCGACCGGCACCAGGGCGACCTCGTGCGCGTCCACGTCCCGCACGCCGAGGCACTCTGTACGGATGCCCTGACGGTCCGCGACGGGATCATCCAAGAACCGGACGGCACGCCGCTCGCCGATGTGAACGGGATCGGTTCTCTCCGAGGCGCACATAACTGGCAGAACGCGGCCGTCGCGGTCGCGGTGGCGCGTGCCCTCGGCCTGTCGGCCGAGCAGATACAGGCCGGGTTGAGCACGTTCCCGGGCCTGCCGCACCGGATGGAGGAAGTCGGGCGGCGCGGCCACGTGCTGTTCGTCAACGATTCCAAGGCGACGAACGCGGATTCCACCGAGAAGGCGCTCACGGCCTTCCGCGACATCCACTGGATCCTGGGCGGCAAGGCCAAGGACGGCGGCATCTTCCCGCTGGTGCCATATTTCGAGCGGGTCGCCCACGCCTACCTCATCGGCGCGGCCTCGGATGCCTTCGCGGCGACCCTCGAGGGGGCGGTTCCCTACACGCGCTGCGAGACGCTGGAGGTGGCGGTCCCGAAGGCCGCCGAGAACGCCGCCGCCTCGGGTGCGCCCGAGCCGGTGGTCCTGCTCTCGCCGGCCTGCGCGTCCTACGATCAGTTCCGGAATTTCGAGATCCGCGGCAACCGCTTCCGAGAGCTGGTTCAAGCGCTGCCTTAA
- a CDS encoding methyl-accepting chemotaxis protein: MFAALNSREAHAKLAALDRVQGVIEFDLTGRILSANSNFLDVVGYTLPEIVGQHHSLFMDPVQRETADYRAFWERLRAGSFETGQFQRVGRGGRPIWIQASYNPMLDIRGRPYKVVKFATDITRQRTEEADRAGQIAAIHKVQAVIAFDLDGTVIEVNDNFLAAMGYGREEVVGQHHSLFVEPGYRESEAYRAFWAALRNGTYQAAQFRRLGKGGREIWIQASYNPILDAAGRPYKVVKFATDITDQVRLLSDLRVMIDRNFGEIEHAVAHSTEAAVLASSGADSTSGNVQTVAAAAEELAASVAEMSQSIVRSQGATDTAYACVQDADGHTKRLADTATAMTGIVGLIQNIAGQINLLALNATIEAARAGEAGRGFAVVASEVKALADQAARATGQINGEIASIQRVSQEVVGALGSIGASVSVMRETVVATAAAIEEQSAVTRDLAESMQSAAGAVTAITGNIGAIVQSVADVSRAVDTTREAAKVLAR, from the coding sequence ATGTTCGCTGCCCTGAATTCCCGTGAAGCGCATGCCAAGCTCGCGGCTCTCGACCGCGTCCAGGGCGTCATCGAGTTCGACCTCACCGGTCGGATCCTCTCGGCGAACAGCAACTTCCTCGATGTGGTCGGCTACACGCTGCCGGAGATCGTCGGCCAGCACCACAGCCTGTTCATGGATCCGGTCCAGCGCGAGACGGCGGACTACCGGGCCTTCTGGGAGCGCCTGCGGGCCGGCTCGTTCGAAACCGGGCAGTTCCAGCGGGTCGGCCGCGGCGGTCGTCCGATCTGGATTCAGGCCTCCTACAATCCGATGCTCGACATCCGCGGCCGGCCCTACAAGGTGGTGAAGTTCGCCACCGACATCACCCGGCAGCGGACCGAGGAGGCCGACCGGGCCGGGCAGATCGCGGCGATCCACAAGGTTCAGGCGGTGATCGCGTTCGATCTCGACGGCACCGTGATCGAGGTGAACGACAACTTCCTGGCCGCGATGGGCTACGGGCGGGAGGAGGTGGTGGGCCAGCACCACAGCCTGTTCGTCGAGCCCGGCTATCGCGAGAGCGAGGCCTACCGGGCGTTCTGGGCGGCCCTGCGGAACGGCACCTATCAGGCGGCCCAGTTCCGGCGCCTGGGCAAAGGCGGCCGCGAGATCTGGATCCAGGCCTCCTACAACCCGATCCTCGACGCCGCCGGTCGGCCCTACAAGGTGGTGAAGTTCGCCACCGACATCACCGACCAGGTCCGGCTGCTGTCGGATCTTCGTGTCATGATCGACCGGAATTTCGGCGAGATCGAGCACGCCGTGGCTCATTCCACCGAGGCTGCCGTGCTGGCTTCTTCGGGCGCGGACTCGACCTCCGGCAACGTGCAGACCGTGGCGGCGGCGGCCGAGGAGCTGGCGGCTTCCGTGGCTGAGATGTCCCAGAGCATCGTTCGCTCGCAAGGAGCCACCGACACCGCCTATGCCTGTGTCCAGGACGCGGACGGCCACACCAAGCGGCTGGCCGACACGGCCACAGCGATGACCGGCATCGTCGGCCTGATCCAGAACATCGCCGGGCAGATCAACCTGCTGGCGCTCAACGCTACGATCGAGGCGGCCCGGGCCGGCGAGGCCGGGCGCGGCTTCGCGGTCGTCGCTTCGGAGGTGAAGGCGCTGGCCGATCAGGCTGCCCGCGCTACGGGGCAGATCAACGGCGAGATCGCGAGCATCCAGCGGGTCTCGCAGGAAGTGGTCGGGGCGCTGGGCTCGATCGGCGCCTCGGTCTCGGTGATGCGCGAGACCGTGGTGGCCACTGCCGCCGCCATCGAGGAGCAGAGCGCGGTCACCCGCGACCTCGCCGAGAGCATGCAGAGCGCGGCGGGCGCGGTCACGGCGATCACCGGCAATATCGGGGCGATCGTCCAGTCGGTGGCCGACGTCTCGCGGGCGGTGGATACGACGCGCGAGGCCGCCAAGGTTCTGGCGCGCTGA
- a CDS encoding SbcC/MukB-like Walker B domain-containing protein — MYVLTDIAISNWYLIRREQIRLRGAAALVGPTGAGKSTIFDAVGTVLAGNNASRLALNASASGRSARTVRDYCLGWISDPAEGGRPTRESCETVLALVFENPASGRVITVGLALAARAVEPKETVLSRFIAVGHRFEIADYARTAPGGSFTAPWTEIAADLRARAASFTEYRTSGERFTSDVLATLREGAPAPDPRHFLRSFANAVAFKPIFDTSAFVRAFVLDPEPLDVERVRLSIANWRRLLETIAELESRLARLRRLRDRYDAWSEAVLATATHELRAACAELRRRSLDLVAVRTRLREGADTLRIARERVAASRGHVREIDGEIAEKKALAASSAAEGRLAASTLGLSMLDRDRKELVARTADLVGLVGQMGKLQPVAPILRQASPQAARLAEACARAGLRREAPPEENLRADGPLAELVDGLARLPEFDEALERAAEDAALKARAQESEAERTAPRTGAGPAARLSSDTVAFRGELARKGIEAVPICELAEIVDPAWGPALEGLLGRAREALVVAPDRLNEALGVLQSGRDRFHRCILVKTTDTAKQRARRYDDGPLTVIETSDPHAEAFLGVRLGGYDLARDDAELARLARAVAPSGRTTAGMAYSVTRSVDLLMTRGHRGPTADGRKAHEAAVAEARRLRGEAAVLREAARTAAAIRARIARGLDDVEALRAELDGLDGRRRTLQTERADIEKRDTAGIAAEIAALTAERAGYLRELSEELEPKLDRLLADEAALRARLVTMREAARAALSGRRAALRQLMGGDAARVRLARAEPFDPTVIVEARRALAGLDAKAAGSRATAERGLARESAEAARSHGRIAERELAEACAAWRVENPLNAGDAPAIDGFAWVRREYEAVEGHELRRYRAQAERAEVEMRRLMTEDLLTRLADRFERVHARLEALNERLSARSFTGQIYAFEAAVDRRYAAVHALATETARSPEAAQALLAGEAEGPMAAALEEITALIAGDEDAGRLADYRNYFVYEIGMRDRAGNRTTMSARALRGSGGEAQAPFYVAIAASLASAYYPGDRPGDENPGLGLCLLDEAFSKLDVRNSQALVDLYRAWGLQLLIAAPEDKRTTLTEVMDTIVTVYKSPDLTSVRIEAEHPLEAARRALHAINPDQVGIEGFRQSDAAE, encoded by the coding sequence GTGTACGTCCTCACCGACATCGCCATCTCGAACTGGTACCTGATCCGCCGCGAGCAGATCCGCCTGCGCGGCGCCGCCGCGCTCGTCGGGCCTACCGGCGCTGGCAAGTCCACGATCTTCGACGCGGTCGGCACGGTGCTGGCCGGCAACAACGCCAGCCGCCTCGCGCTTAACGCCTCGGCGTCCGGGCGCAGCGCCCGCACCGTGCGCGACTACTGCCTCGGCTGGATCAGCGACCCGGCGGAGGGCGGCCGCCCGACCCGGGAATCCTGCGAGACCGTTCTGGCCCTCGTCTTCGAGAATCCCGCCTCGGGCCGCGTGATCACGGTCGGCCTCGCCCTGGCAGCCCGCGCGGTGGAGCCGAAGGAGACGGTGCTGTCGCGGTTCATCGCGGTCGGGCACCGGTTCGAGATCGCCGACTATGCCCGCACAGCGCCGGGGGGCAGCTTCACCGCGCCGTGGACCGAGATCGCCGCGGACCTGCGCGCCCGGGCGGCGAGCTTCACCGAGTACCGGACCTCCGGCGAGCGCTTCACGTCCGATGTCCTGGCCACCCTGCGCGAGGGAGCCCCCGCACCGGATCCGCGCCACTTCCTGCGCAGCTTCGCCAACGCGGTGGCGTTCAAGCCGATCTTCGACACCAGCGCCTTCGTGCGGGCCTTCGTCCTCGACCCGGAGCCGCTCGATGTCGAGCGCGTGCGGCTCTCCATCGCCAACTGGCGCCGCCTCCTGGAGACGATCGCCGAGCTGGAGAGCCGCCTCGCCCGCCTGCGCCGCCTGCGCGACCGCTACGACGCCTGGAGCGAGGCGGTGCTCGCCACGGCGACGCACGAGTTGCGCGCGGCCTGCGCGGAGCTTCGCCGCCGCAGCCTCGACCTCGTCGCCGTCCGGACGCGCCTGCGCGAGGGCGCCGACACCCTGCGCATCGCCCGGGAGCGCGTCGCCGCGAGCCGCGGCCACGTGCGGGAGATCGACGGCGAGATCGCCGAGAAGAAGGCCCTTGCCGCTTCCAGCGCAGCCGAGGGCCGGCTCGCCGCCTCGACGCTCGGCCTCTCGATGCTCGACCGCGACCGGAAGGAGCTGGTCGCCCGGACCGCGGATCTCGTCGGCCTCGTGGGCCAGATGGGCAAGCTCCAGCCGGTGGCGCCGATCCTGCGCCAGGCCAGCCCGCAGGCGGCCCGTCTCGCCGAGGCCTGCGCCCGCGCCGGCCTGCGGCGGGAGGCGCCGCCGGAGGAGAACCTGCGCGCCGACGGCCCGCTGGCCGAGCTGGTCGACGGGCTCGCGCGGCTGCCCGAATTCGACGAGGCGCTGGAGCGCGCCGCCGAGGACGCGGCGCTGAAGGCGCGCGCCCAGGAGAGCGAGGCCGAGCGCACCGCACCCCGCACCGGCGCGGGCCCGGCGGCGCGCCTGTCCTCCGACACGGTGGCGTTCCGCGGCGAGCTGGCACGCAAGGGCATCGAGGCGGTGCCGATCTGCGAGCTGGCCGAGATCGTCGATCCGGCCTGGGGCCCGGCCCTCGAAGGACTGCTCGGGCGCGCCCGCGAGGCCCTGGTCGTGGCGCCGGACCGGCTGAACGAGGCGCTCGGCGTCCTTCAATCCGGCCGCGACCGGTTCCACCGCTGCATCCTGGTCAAGACCACCGACACCGCCAAGCAGCGGGCACGCCGCTACGATGACGGGCCGCTCACCGTGATCGAGACCAGCGATCCGCACGCGGAGGCGTTCCTCGGCGTGCGGCTCGGGGGCTACGATCTCGCCCGCGACGATGCGGAGCTGGCGCGCCTCGCCCGGGCGGTCGCGCCGAGCGGGCGGACCACGGCCGGCATGGCCTACTCGGTCACGCGCAGCGTCGACTTGCTCATGACCCGCGGCCATCGCGGCCCGACCGCCGACGGGCGCAAGGCCCACGAGGCCGCGGTGGCCGAGGCGCGGCGGCTGCGCGGCGAGGCCGCGGTGCTGCGGGAAGCGGCCCGCACCGCCGCCGCGATTCGCGCCCGCATCGCCCGGGGCCTCGACGATGTCGAGGCGCTGCGGGCCGAACTCGACGGACTCGACGGGCGGCGCCGCACGCTGCAGACCGAGCGTGCCGACATCGAAAAGCGCGACACGGCCGGGATCGCCGCCGAGATCGCCGCGCTGACTGCGGAGCGCGCGGGCTACCTGCGCGAGCTGTCGGAGGAACTGGAGCCGAAGCTCGACCGCCTGCTCGCCGACGAGGCGGCCCTGCGCGCCCGGCTGGTCACCATGCGCGAGGCGGCCCGCGCGGCGCTGTCGGGCCGGCGCGCGGCCCTGCGCCAGCTCATGGGCGGCGATGCCGCCCGGGTGCGCCTCGCGCGCGCCGAGCCCTTCGACCCGACGGTGATCGTCGAGGCGCGGCGGGCCCTGGCGGGCCTCGACGCCAAGGCCGCCGGGTCACGGGCGACCGCCGAACGCGGCCTTGCCCGGGAATCCGCCGAGGCGGCCCGCTCGCACGGGCGCATCGCCGAGCGCGAGCTGGCGGAGGCCTGCGCGGCCTGGCGGGTGGAGAACCCGCTGAACGCGGGCGACGCGCCGGCGATCGACGGCTTCGCCTGGGTCCGGCGGGAATACGAGGCCGTCGAGGGGCACGAACTGCGGCGCTACCGGGCGCAGGCCGAGCGGGCCGAGGTCGAGATGCGCCGCCTCATGACCGAGGATCTGCTGACGCGCCTCGCCGACCGGTTCGAGCGGGTCCATGCCCGGTTGGAGGCGCTCAACGAGCGCCTCTCGGCCCGCAGCTTCACCGGCCAGATCTACGCGTTCGAGGCCGCGGTGGACCGCCGCTACGCCGCCGTCCACGCGCTGGCCACCGAGACCGCGCGTTCTCCGGAGGCCGCCCAGGCGCTGCTGGCCGGCGAGGCGGAGGGTCCGATGGCGGCGGCGCTGGAGGAGATCACCGCCCTGATCGCCGGAGACGAGGATGCGGGCCGCCTCGCGGATTACCGCAACTACTTCGTCTACGAGATCGGCATGCGCGACCGTGCGGGCAACCGCACCACCATGTCGGCGCGGGCGCTCCGCGGCTCGGGCGGCGAGGCGCAGGCGCCGTTCTACGTGGCGATCGCCGCCTCATTGGCGAGCGCCTACTATCCGGGCGATCGGCCGGGTGACGAGAACCCCGGCCTGGGCCTGTGCCTCCTCGACGAGGCGTTCTCGAAGCTCGACGTGCGCAACAGCCAGGCGCTGGTCGATCTCTACCGGGCCTGGGGGCTGCAGCTGCTGATCGCCGCCCCCGAGGACAAGCGCACGACGCTGACCGAGGTGATGGACACCATCGTGACGGTCTACAAGAGCCCGGATCTAACCTCCGTCCGGATCGAGGCCGAGCATCCGCTGGAAGCGGCGCGGCGCGCGCTGCACGCGATCAATCCCGATCAGGTCGGGATCGAGGGATTCCGGCAATCGGATGCGGCGGAGTGA